The Pseudomonas sp. IB20 region CGCCGAAGACAGCGACACCCAAGCCTCGATCCAATGGCTGCGCCGCACCTTCGCCGAACGGCTGTGGCTGGCGGTGCACCTGCATTGCGGCCAGGACGATGCGCGCCATCTGGCGCAGCGCCTGGCCCTGGCCGCCAGCCTGCATATTCCGGCGGTGGCCTGCGGCGATGTGCACATGCATGCGCGTGGCCGCCGTGCCCTGCAAGACACCATGACCGCGATCCGCCATCACGTCACGGTGGCCGACGCCGGCACGCGCCTGCACCCCAATGGCGAGCGGCATCTGCGCAGCCTCGGCGCCTTGGCCGCGCTGTACCCGCAAGCCTTGCTCGACGAAACCCTGGCTATCGCGCGGCGCTGCACCTTCGACTTGAGCCAGTTGCGTTACCACTACCCGCGCGAGCTGGTACCCGCAGGCCAGGATGCGAAATCCTGGCTGCGCCAGCTCACCGAAGAGGGCATCGCCCAGCGCTGGCCCCAGGGTGTCGACGCCAAGACCTTGCAGCAGATCAACCATGAGCTGGAGCTGATCAGCGAGCTGGGCTACGAGAGCTATTTCCTCACCGTGCATGACATCGTGCGCTTCGCCCGCAGCCGCTCGATCCTGTGCCAGGGCCGGGGTTCGGCGGCCAACTCGGCGGTGTGTTTTGCCTTGGGCATCACCGAGATCAACCCGAGCCTGATGAACATGCTGTTCGAGCGCTTCCTGTCCAAGGAGCGCAACGAGCCGCCGGATATCGACGTCGACTTCGAACACGAACGCCGCGAAGAAGTGCTGCAGTACGTGTTCCAGCGCTACGGCCGCACCCGAGCAGCGTTGACGGCGGTGGTCAGCAGCTACCACGCGGCTGGCGCGGTGCGCGATGTGGCCAAGGCCCTCGGCTTGCCGCCGGACCAGATCAACGCCTTGGCTGAATGCTGCGGGCGTTGGAGTGAAGACGCACCGCCCTTGGAGCGCCTGCGCGAAGGCGGCTTCGACCCGCAAAGCCCGATCTTGCGCCGCGTGCTCACGCTCACCCAGCAATTGATCGGCTTCCCCCGGCACCTGTCCCAGCACCCCGGCGGTTTTGTGATTTCCGAATACCCGTTGGACACCCTGGTGCCGGTGGAAAACGCCGCCATGGCCGAGCGCACCATCATCCAGTGGGACAAGGACGACCTCGATGCCGTCGGCCTGCTCAAGGTGGATATCCTCGCGTTAGGCATGCTCAGCGCGATCCGCCGCTGCTTCGATTTACTGCGTCGCCACCGCAACTTGGACTTGGCCTTGGCGAGCATCCCCAAGGAAGACCCCGCCACCTACGCGATGATCAGCAAGGCCGACACCATCGGTGTGTTCCAGATCGAGTCGCGGGCGCAGATGTCGATGCTGCCCAGGCTCAAGCCGCAAACTTTCTATGACCTGGTGATTGAGGTCGCTATCGTGCGGCCCGGGCCGATCCAGGGCGGCATGGTGCATCCGTACCTGCGGAGGCGGAACAAGGAAGAGCCCACCACCTATCCGTCGCCGCAGCTTGAGGCCGTGTTAAAGCGCACTTTGGGCGTGCCGCTGTTCCAGGAGCAGGTCATGCAAATCGCCATGGTTGCCGCCGATTATGGCCCCGGTGAGGCCGACCAGTTGCGCCGCTCTATGGCGGCCTGGAAACGCCACGGCGGGCTGGAACCGCATCAGGCGCGCCTGCGCACCGGCATGCTCAAAAACGGTTACAGCGAGGAATTTGCCGCGCAGATTTTCGAGCAAATCAAAGGCTTTGGCA contains the following coding sequences:
- a CDS encoding error-prone DNA polymerase → MAARLVCMSYAELHCLSNFSFQRGASSALELFERAKRQGYSALAITDECTLSGIVRAWQAAKAVDLPLIIGSEVRIENGPKLVLLVQDLSGYQHLCRLITLARRRAEKGRYRLLQEDFDQPLPGLLALWVAEDSDTQASIQWLRRTFAERLWLAVHLHCGQDDARHLAQRLALAASLHIPAVACGDVHMHARGRRALQDTMTAIRHHVTVADAGTRLHPNGERHLRSLGALAALYPQALLDETLAIARRCTFDLSQLRYHYPRELVPAGQDAKSWLRQLTEEGIAQRWPQGVDAKTLQQINHELELISELGYESYFLTVHDIVRFARSRSILCQGRGSAANSAVCFALGITEINPSLMNMLFERFLSKERNEPPDIDVDFEHERREEVLQYVFQRYGRTRAALTAVVSSYHAAGAVRDVAKALGLPPDQINALAECCGRWSEDAPPLERLREGGFDPQSPILRRVLTLTQQLIGFPRHLSQHPGGFVISEYPLDTLVPVENAAMAERTIIQWDKDDLDAVGLLKVDILALGMLSAIRRCFDLLRRHRNLDLALASIPKEDPATYAMISKADTIGVFQIESRAQMSMLPRLKPQTFYDLVIEVAIVRPGPIQGGMVHPYLRRRNKEEPTTYPSPQLEAVLKRTLGVPLFQEQVMQIAMVAADYGPGEADQLRRSMAAWKRHGGLEPHQARLRTGMLKNGYSEEFAAQIFEQIKGFGSYGFPESHAASFALLTYASCWLKCHEPAAFACALINSWPMGFYSPDQILQDARRHRLQIRPVDVLASDWDCSLEPIDGQQPAIRMGLRMISGFREEDGRRIEAARQRRAFSDIADLDERAGLDARAQALLADSGALRALAGNRHKARWEVAGVHKQLGLFAGLPSPDEARVELPAPTVGEDLHADYATVGTTLGPHPLALLRAELRKRRCRSSQELMTVEHGRNVSVAGLVTGRQRPGTASGVTFVTLEDEFGNLNVVVWRDLAERQRQALIGSRLLKVDGRWEAVGEVRHLIAGRLSDLTPLLEGIHVRSRDFH